The DNA region GAGAGTGCATGACGGAGAAAAAACATACGAACCAAGGCCATAGTCGCGGCCCGGGGGGCATGGTTCCCGTTGAAAAGCCGAAAGAGTTTAAACGAACATTGCGTCGGCTCGCAGGCTATTTGCGCCCCCACACAAAAATGCTTATCTTCGTTGCCGTTGCGTCTCTGTTAGGGACATTATTTAATGTCATTAGTCCATGGCTTCTCGGCCTCGCCACAACGTCGCTGTTTACTAGTTTTACAAATGGTACAGGTGTTCAGTTTGCTTATATCGGTGAGCTCCTGCTCTTGCTAGTTGGCTTGTATATTGTCGCTTCACTATTTATGTTTCTTCAGCAATATCTCATGGCGACTATTTCGCAACAAACCATTGCCAGCCTGCGAAAAAAGGTCAATGAAAAGCTCTCGCGTTTGCCGTTGCAGTATTTTGATCGTCATTCCCATGGGGATCTGCTAAGCCGTGCGGTCAATGACATTGATAATATCAATACATCCATGCAGCAGGCGTTAACGCAGATTATTACATCCGCATTTACCATCGTCGGCATTATCATTATGATGCTCACGATTAGCCCGTTGTTAACTCTTGTCGTTTGCATCACGATTCCATTGAGTGCGCTAGTGATTAAACTGATTGCCGGTCGCTCACAACGCTATTTTAAAGGACAACAAACAGAGCTCGGAACCGTGAATGGTCATATAGAAGAAATGTTTGGCGGACATCAAGTCGTCAAAGCGTATGGGCACGAAAATGAAGCCATCCAACGTTTTGATGAAATGAATGAAAAGCTCTACACAGCTGGCTGGAAGGCGCAGTTTATTTCAGGAATTATGATGCCAATGATGACGTTTATCGGGAACATCGGCTACGTGCTCGTCAGTATTGCAGGCGGTATTCTTGTCATTACCGGAGGCCTTCAGATCGGTGGCGTGCAGGCGTTTATCCAGTATACTCAGCAGATCACACACCCAATGGCTCAAGCGGCAGGGATTGCAAATATGATTCAAACCGCTTTGGCCTCTGCCGAACGGATCTTCACCTTGCTTGACGAAGAAGAAGAAGTACGTGAAACGCCAAAAGCTGATGCGATGGAAGGACTAAAAGGAAGAATCACCTTTGACGATGTCACTTTTGGGTATGACGCAGAGCACCCTGTCATCCGTGGTGTCGACCTTGATGTCCAGCCAGGCCATACCATTGCAGTGGTCGGGCCAACCGGGGCAGGAAAAACGACGCTGATTAATTTGCTCATGCGCTTTTATGACGTTGATGATGGCCACCTTTTACTAGATGGCAAGGACGTGAGAGAGCTAAGTCGAGAGCAGCTGCGAAGTTGTTTTGCCATGGTGCTGCAAGACACATGGTTGTTTAAAGGAACCATTCGTGAAAACATTGCGTACGGTCGCGAAGGCGCCACGGAGGACGACATTGTCCAGGCAGCAAAGCATGCGTATGCGGATGACTTTATCCGTACCTTACCAGATGGTTATGACACTGTCCTTGGGGAGGATGCCTCCAATATTTCTCAAGGCCAACGACAGCTACTAACTATCGCTCGTGCCATCCTCTCGAATCCAATGATTTTGATTTTGGATGAAGCGACAAGCAACGTCGACACGCGCACTGAAATGAACATCCAAAAAGCAATGAAAGATATGATGGTTGGTCGAACGAGTTTTGTCATTGCCCATCGCCTGTCCACCATCCGTGACGCCGACCGTATTCTCGTAATGGACAAAGGCAATATCATTGAGCAAGGGTCACATGACGAACTCCTTGCCCTCGGCGGTTTTTATGCCGATCTGTATCATAGCCAGTTTGCTGAGGTCGGGTAAGAAAGCATAATGCAAATGGCGCGAATGCCAATGAAAAAGCAGCGGTCCGCTGAAAAGGCCGCTGCTTTTGCTTGTATTAAAATTCGTAGTCAGAATAACCGAGAAATCCTGTATCTGCATTGACCCATAGTTCAGCTACTTTCTCACCATTCACGTAATCACCATAAACATAAAGTGTTTCGCCATCTTCATTTAATTCACTGCCCTCAGAGGTTAACTCTCCTTGAAGATCCTCCATGTATATGCTTTCATGCACTAACCGTTCAGCTTCATATGCTGTAAGGCTAATGAATGCTGTTCGGTTAGTGATTTCATCAATTTTCCAGATCCCATCATCAAATCGCATGACGTAGTTATACATCCCAAACGGGGCTCCAGAAGCTGCAGTTTCAGCCACCTTGGCCTGAAAGGTTAGGGAGGTAGGCGTATATTCTGTAATGGTTGCTGTCCAAGGGATGCCTTGTGCAGTATACGGAAGTAATCTTGCGGCTTCCAAAAGTACTCCAGGAGAATTGTTGTAAATGGTTCTCCAATGATCTAACTGGTTTTTCGTATAGTGTTCCAGTACTTCGTGTTCAAGTTCTGCAAAAGCGGGGCGGTCATCTGCAAGCGGCGTCTCGACGAAGACATCTAAAATCGCCTCTTCATGAGATACAATCGTTTGTGCGATTTGCTTTGTGAGGTCTTGTAGCTCAATCACTTTGATAAGGGCCGTTGACGTTTCAGCTACCGTTACAGGACGATTCGGCGCAAAAGTGTTATCACCTACGCCTTGCAAAACGTGCGTCTCCGTTACAGCACTAATCCAACCATTCGAAAAAGACGACAGCTCTTTCGTGTCTTCGTAAAGAAAAGAGCCGTTTAAAGGAGTAAGATCCAACGCGCCGCCAATCCAAGCAGCCATCGTCGAGCGCTGAATGGGTTCCTCCCATTCAATCTGGTCTTCCTGTTCAGACAACATGAGATCAAGTTTGATCGGCCATTCGGTAGAGTGATTTTTTTCGAGAGAATTGATCAGCATCGTTCGAAAAGCCTCGTGCGTCAGAATCTGTTCCGGTTCAACCGATTCTTCAATAATACCTTCAGACATGAGTTTTTGAATTGCCGGTGTCCCCCAATGGGTTTCAGCCGCTTTGGCGTCGTAAGGAATACTTAATGATAATACCACGCAAAGGACAACACACCGCATCAATCCCTGTCTCATTCTATCCCCTCCACGTCGGATTTGTTTGTGTTAATTATACCTTTATTGGATGTATTTGTCATAGGTGGTGATGATCTTTAGCAAATGAAAAGAAAGATCGTCGCCTTTTTGAGGGTATACTTGATCTATGTTTGCTTAAAGGAGAGGTTGAAGATGACGCTTCAGATTACCCCTTATTTTTTGATGCCAGGAAACGCGAATGAAGCTATTGAATTCTATCGTAATGTGCTAGGTGCAGAGCTAGTAGAAAAACAGACGTATGCAGATGCAGGCATTCCATGTCAAGATGCGATAAAGGAACATATTGCTCATGCGCTACTAAAAGTCGACGATTCCGTACTTCAATTTTCCGATTCCCCGACGATTCCAACAGAGCCAGGCAGTTTATTAAACCTCTCCATTACAAGCCCTGATGTGGAGAAAACCAACCAAGTGTTTGCACAGCTTGAGGACGGCGGAACCGTTCGACATGCATTAGAAAAGACAGCATTTAGTCCTGCTTTCGGCACCGTAACAGATCGGTTTGGGGTCACGTTTACAATCATGACGTTGCCATAGGAACAGCACCGGCGATGAACCAACGATCGCTGGTTTTTTAATGCTCAAACATGAAAAGCCTAATGGAAGGGAACGAATGGAGGAAGTAAAATTGTTAGAATTAATAAAAAACAATGATCAATTGGATTTATGAGATAAAATTGATTTGAATAAAAGACGTTGTATGAAATCGTCTGCGTGTTTCACGATTTTTTTCAATTTTCTTTACGTTCACATGAGTGACGAAAAAGGGTTGAAAATAAAAGAGCCACGATTGGAGGAATGTCTTGTGAAAACCTTTAAAAACCCTATTATTCCCGGAATGTATCCCGACCCATCGATCTGCAGAGTTGGAGAAGATTATTACTTAGTCACTTCGAGCTTTGAATATTTCCCTGGTGTTCCAATTTTTCATAGTAAGGACCTCGTGAATTGGCGCCAGATCGGTCATGTGTTGGACAGGCCTGAGCAATTGAATCTCGATCAAACACCAACCTCTCGAGGCATCTACGCTCCTACCATTCGATATCATGAGGGTGTGTTTTACATGATTACGACGTTTGTGGTTGCTGATAAAGGTGCCAGGAAGAACTTTTACGTGACAGCGACAGATCCAGAGGGGGCATGGTCTGACCCGCATTGGTTAGAGGATGCGCCAGGCATCGATCCATCGCTATTTTTTGATGATGATGGAAAGGTGTACTATACCGGTAATCGTCAGCCTCCAACTGGACAAAAATACAATAAACATAATGAAATTTGGTTACAAGAGCTGGATCTTCAGAAAAAACAGCTCGTGGGACCAAAATACAGTCTCTGGGATGGGGCATTAAAAAATGCGCATGCTCAAGAGTCTCCTCATTTGTATAAAATAAATGGCTGGTATTATCTAATTATCGCTGAAGGTGGGACAGGGTACACGCATGCAGTGACCATTTCACGAAGTAAGCAGATCACCGGGCCTTATGAAATGACGGAAACCAATCCAATCCTGACTCACCGGCATCTTGGGAGACATCACCCGATTGTGAATATTGGCCATGCCGATATTGTTGAGACACAGGAGGGTGACTGGTGGATGGTCTGCCTCGGATCTCGGCCGTATGGTGGATATCATCGTAATCTAGGCAGAGAAACGTTTCTCGTTCCGTTTATTTGGGAAAATGATTGGCCAATTGTGAACCCAGGTAAAGGCGTCGTTGAGGAAGTAATGACGTTTCCAGCGCTAAAAGAACAACGCTGGCCCACATCACCTGCCTCGGATTCATTTGAAGCAGAAAAATTGGATGACCGATGGAACTTTTTGCGAACGCCTCGAGGAGATTTCTGGTCCTTAAATGAAAGACCTGGTTTTTTAAGACTAAAGGCGAAAAAAGAGACCATTATGGAAGAAGAAAATCCTGCATTTGTTGGCAGGAGACAGCAGCACATCAATTTCTCGGCTCAATGTGTCATGGAATTCAAACCTGAAACGGCATATGAAACAGCAGGGATGGTCTTGTTGCAAAATCATAAGTATCAGTTTCGTATGGAGGTCTTCCTAGCAAATGGACAGCCAAGTATTCGATTGATCAAAAGAGAAGATGGTGTAGAAGAAGTACAAGCAACACAAGACATTCAGTCGAACAACATCTATATCAAAGTAGAGGCGATTGGTCAGGCGTATGATTTCTATTTTGCAGAAAGACCTTCTAATTGGATCACGTTGGCAAAAGACATGGATGGGACGACGTTAAGCTCGGATAAAGCAGGAGGTTTCATCGGAGCCTATATAGGGATGTATTGTTCTTCAAATGGACAGGAGAGTCAGAACGCTGCAGACTTTGACTGGTTTGACTACCAAGAAATACATTAATTTTAAACAGACACTAGCGAGGCTTAGCTAAGCGTAGAACAGTTACCGCTCCATGACTTAATTTACAAGAATTCATTTACTCTCAATCATGTAAAACGGATTGGGAGTCTTTCTATGTAAGCGAAGCGATTGTATTCGCGCAGTAGGCCAGTGAAACCGCGCAGTAGCCGGCGTTTTCCGAGCATGTATTGTAATAATCCGCACATAAAAAGGTTTTACCCGCGCACTATAGTCAAATCCGCGCAATCCTAGCCCTAAGCCTTGCGTTTTTATTCTGAAGCACTCACTCTAAAACGTCTTATTAGACACTCCTTTTTTCCTCCCGATCTCATCCGTATCCGTGCATAACACCTCAAAATTAAAACATCCAGTAAGATTCAAGGATAGTTTCGTAGTTTCTCTGGATTGTCTTCCCATTAGAATAGATTACAATTTACTGTAAGCGCTTAATAAAAGGGGGATAACAATGAAACATGTAATGAATAGTCTACTTTTTGCTGTACTGCTCATTGCTTTAACAGCATGTGGTAGTGGGGGTTCAGAACAACAGAGTGAAGCTTCTGATGGAGCGGTAGAGCTGACGTTGTGGACGGATTGGACAGAGGATCGTCCGGAGAATACAGCTTACAAGCAAACCATTGAGAAATTTAACCAAGAGCATGAGGATATCAAAGTCACGATCGAAGCGATTCCACATGATCAATACGAAACAAAGCTACGTACGCAAGCGGCAGGGAAACAGTTGCCTGATATGTTCCGCGTATGGCCAGGAGCACGTCTTGAGCCACTAGCAAAAGGTGGAGCGACATTGCCTCTAGATCCGATTATGGACACATGGAAGGACGTCATTCCAGAAAGTGCATTAAAAGCTTATCAATATGATGGTACACAGTATGCGATTCCTGCCAACATTAGCTTAACTAGCTTAATCTATTATAGAAAAGATATGGTTGCCGATGCAGGTTTTGAGACATTTCCAAAAACATATGACGAGTTGAAAGCGCTTATTACAGCGTTAAATGACGCAGGCACAACACCAATCGCTCTTGGAAATAAATCCATTTGGCCACTACAATCAGTGTACATTTCAACCATTGCTGATCGTTTTACAGGAAGCGATTTTCTTCCAAACGTACTGAGTGGAGAAGGTACATTCGAAAATCCATTGTTTGTTGATTCCCTTGCTGTTATTGATGAAATGACAAAGCTTAACGCCTTTAATTCAGATTTGAATACAATTGACGAGTCACAGGCGAGAGGAAAGTTCATTGCAGGAGATACAGCGATGCATTTTGCTGGCTCATGGGCAATTGGACCAATTTTAGATAGTATTGAAGATCTTGATAATATCGGTGTTGCCCCATTCCCATCCTTTGCAGGAGGAGAAGGTGATCCATCTGCGATTGCCGGGAGCGCTGGTGGAGCGATTGCGCTAAGCAGTCAGCTTGAAGGTGAGAAACAAGAAGCAGCATTTACATTCATGAAGTATTTCTATAGCGATCCATTGTATCAAGAGCTTGTGAAAGCCAATATTGTAGTTCCGGTAGAAGTAGAGGTTGGCGATGACGTGCCAGCAGTATATCAAGAAGCAAATGCATTAATGCAGGGCGGAATAACGCCAGTCTATGATGCAACGTTGTCTCCTGAGCTTACCGATCTTATTAACAATGGCTTGCAGTCCATTACGCTTGGCGATATGACGCCAGAGGAACTAGCTAAAAAAATGCAGGAAGCCAACGAGTCGGCGCAAGAATAATCACTAATAAGCAACTCGTCGAATATACAACATTAAATTTAGCAGGTTGCCGATTTGTGGCAACCTGCTTATGTGGGGAGGTTCGTTATGCATAATTCTATGAAACGTTCTTGGTTTATTGTTCTCGGTTTATTGCCAGCCTTGCTCGTTTACACAGTGTTTGCCATTTTACCGATTCTGCAATCCTTTTATTATTCATTGATGGAATGGGATGGCTTTTCAGACATGGTGTTTGTAGGACTGGATAACTTTAAGGAGCTTTTTCAAGACGAGCTTTTTTGGAACTCAATGAAAAACAACGTCTTGGTTGTTTTAGCGTCTGTCTTAGGCCAAGTGCCAATCGCGCTGTTTATTGCACTCTTGCTTAATCGAAAGCTGAAAGGGCTAAAGTTTTTCCGAACGATAGGATTTTTGCCTGTCGTCCTTTCAACGGTTGTTATCTCCATCACTTGGGGATTGATGTACAACTTCGAGGATGGGCTCTTTAACGTCTTTCTTCGTACGGTGGGCTTAGACGCACTAGCACAGAACTGGCTAGGCGATACAACATGGTCTATGCCATCTGTTTTAGTGACAGTCATTTGGCAATTTATTGGTCTTTATCTTGTCATTTTTATGGCCGCGCTGCAAAATATTCCTGAAGAAGTGCTTGAAGCCGCACGTATGGATGGGGCAAACGAGTGGACAACAACATGGAAGATTACGTTACCAATGATTTGGGACACGGTGATTGTAGCCGTTATTCTATGTATCTCAGGAAGTTTAAAAACATTTGATTTACTCTATGTAATGACCAACGGTGGGCCAGCCCATTCGACAGAAGTCATGGCGCTCTATATGTTTAATCAAACGTTTGGTCAATTTCAATATGGCTACGGCAGTGCCATTTCAGTGCTTATTTTTGCATTTAGTTTATTGCTTATTTTTGTTGTGACACGTCTGTTAGGTAAGAAAATGTTATAGAATGGAGGAAGTCATATGTCGCGTGCAATACCTCTTCAGACGAAAAAAAAATGGTCGATCAAACGAGGCCTGATTTATTTGGTTTTGTCATTGTTCGCCATTGCTAATGCGTATCCAATCCTTTGGATGATGATGAATTCGTTTAAATCGTCTAAAGAATTTACGGTTGATCAACTTGGTTGGCCAGATCAGTTTGTGTTGGATAATTACATTAATGCATGGAATACAGCAAATTTTGGTGTATTGTTTGGCAATAGTATTTATGTAACAATCGTAGCAACACTGCTCACAGTGTTTATGGGCGCTTTGGCATCGTATTGTTTGGCGCGGTTTTCATTTAAACTGAACAATATCATGCATACGTATTTTGTTTTTGGCATGCTCGTTCCAATCCATGCAACACTTGTTCCAATGTTTATATTAATGAGAGATCTGGGATTACTAGACACTCCGGTCACTTTGCTTTTCCCTTATATTGCTTTCCACTTGCCAATTACGATCTTTATTTTGACAAGCTTTATGAAGGCCTTTCCAAAGGATATTGAGGAATCAGCGGTTATGGATGGCTGTGGGCTTTTTCGTATCTTTTGGTCCATTATTCTACCAATGTCTCGCCCAGCCATCGCCACAGTGGTCATTTTAAACTTGATTTACAACTGGAATGAATTTTCATTCGCGCTTGTTTTGATTACAGATCCAATGCTAAAGACGCTACCGCTTGGACTGGCCAGCTTTGCGGGTCAGTACACGACTGATTACGGTGCACAGATGGCAGGTTTAACCCTTTCAGTTCTCCCGATCATTGCGTTCTATTTGTTCATGGAACGTGAAATTGTTCGTGGAATGACGGCAGGTGCCGTGAAAGGCTAAAAAACATTAACAATAAAGAAGGTTGTTGAGAAGCATGATACGTGGA from Aureibacillus halotolerans includes:
- a CDS encoding ABC transporter ATP-binding protein is translated as MTEKKHTNQGHSRGPGGMVPVEKPKEFKRTLRRLAGYLRPHTKMLIFVAVASLLGTLFNVISPWLLGLATTSLFTSFTNGTGVQFAYIGELLLLLVGLYIVASLFMFLQQYLMATISQQTIASLRKKVNEKLSRLPLQYFDRHSHGDLLSRAVNDIDNINTSMQQALTQIITSAFTIVGIIIMMLTISPLLTLVVCITIPLSALVIKLIAGRSQRYFKGQQTELGTVNGHIEEMFGGHQVVKAYGHENEAIQRFDEMNEKLYTAGWKAQFISGIMMPMMTFIGNIGYVLVSIAGGILVITGGLQIGGVQAFIQYTQQITHPMAQAAGIANMIQTALASAERIFTLLDEEEEVRETPKADAMEGLKGRITFDDVTFGYDAEHPVIRGVDLDVQPGHTIAVVGPTGAGKTTLINLLMRFYDVDDGHLLLDGKDVRELSREQLRSCFAMVLQDTWLFKGTIRENIAYGREGATEDDIVQAAKHAYADDFIRTLPDGYDTVLGEDASNISQGQRQLLTIARAILSNPMILILDEATSNVDTRTEMNIQKAMKDMMVGRTSFVIAHRLSTIRDADRILVMDKGNIIEQGSHDELLALGGFYADLYHSQFAEVG
- a CDS encoding S-layer homology domain-containing protein encodes the protein MRQGLMRCVVLCVVLSLSIPYDAKAAETHWGTPAIQKLMSEGIIEESVEPEQILTHEAFRTMLINSLEKNHSTEWPIKLDLMLSEQEDQIEWEEPIQRSTMAAWIGGALDLTPLNGSFLYEDTKELSSFSNGWISAVTETHVLQGVGDNTFAPNRPVTVAETSTALIKVIELQDLTKQIAQTIVSHEEAILDVFVETPLADDRPAFAELEHEVLEHYTKNQLDHWRTIYNNSPGVLLEAARLLPYTAQGIPWTATITEYTPTSLTFQAKVAETAASGAPFGMYNYVMRFDDGIWKIDEITNRTAFISLTAYEAERLVHESIYMEDLQGELTSEGSELNEDGETLYVYGDYVNGEKVAELWVNADTGFLGYSDYEF
- a CDS encoding carbohydrate ABC transporter permease — encoded protein: MSRAIPLQTKKKWSIKRGLIYLVLSLFAIANAYPILWMMMNSFKSSKEFTVDQLGWPDQFVLDNYINAWNTANFGVLFGNSIYVTIVATLLTVFMGALASYCLARFSFKLNNIMHTYFVFGMLVPIHATLVPMFILMRDLGLLDTPVTLLFPYIAFHLPITIFILTSFMKAFPKDIEESAVMDGCGLFRIFWSIILPMSRPAIATVVILNLIYNWNEFSFALVLITDPMLKTLPLGLASFAGQYTTDYGAQMAGLTLSVLPIIAFYLFMEREIVRGMTAGAVKG
- a CDS encoding extracellular solute-binding protein → MKHVMNSLLFAVLLIALTACGSGGSEQQSEASDGAVELTLWTDWTEDRPENTAYKQTIEKFNQEHEDIKVTIEAIPHDQYETKLRTQAAGKQLPDMFRVWPGARLEPLAKGGATLPLDPIMDTWKDVIPESALKAYQYDGTQYAIPANISLTSLIYYRKDMVADAGFETFPKTYDELKALITALNDAGTTPIALGNKSIWPLQSVYISTIADRFTGSDFLPNVLSGEGTFENPLFVDSLAVIDEMTKLNAFNSDLNTIDESQARGKFIAGDTAMHFAGSWAIGPILDSIEDLDNIGVAPFPSFAGGEGDPSAIAGSAGGAIALSSQLEGEKQEAAFTFMKYFYSDPLYQELVKANIVVPVEVEVGDDVPAVYQEANALMQGGITPVYDATLSPELTDLINNGLQSITLGDMTPEELAKKMQEANESAQE
- a CDS encoding carbohydrate ABC transporter permease, with the protein product MHNSMKRSWFIVLGLLPALLVYTVFAILPILQSFYYSLMEWDGFSDMVFVGLDNFKELFQDELFWNSMKNNVLVVLASVLGQVPIALFIALLLNRKLKGLKFFRTIGFLPVVLSTVVISITWGLMYNFEDGLFNVFLRTVGLDALAQNWLGDTTWSMPSVLVTVIWQFIGLYLVIFMAALQNIPEEVLEAARMDGANEWTTTWKITLPMIWDTVIVAVILCISGSLKTFDLLYVMTNGGPAHSTEVMALYMFNQTFGQFQYGYGSAISVLIFAFSLLLIFVVTRLLGKKML
- a CDS encoding glycoside hydrolase family 43 protein, which codes for MKTFKNPIIPGMYPDPSICRVGEDYYLVTSSFEYFPGVPIFHSKDLVNWRQIGHVLDRPEQLNLDQTPTSRGIYAPTIRYHEGVFYMITTFVVADKGARKNFYVTATDPEGAWSDPHWLEDAPGIDPSLFFDDDGKVYYTGNRQPPTGQKYNKHNEIWLQELDLQKKQLVGPKYSLWDGALKNAHAQESPHLYKINGWYYLIIAEGGTGYTHAVTISRSKQITGPYEMTETNPILTHRHLGRHHPIVNIGHADIVETQEGDWWMVCLGSRPYGGYHRNLGRETFLVPFIWENDWPIVNPGKGVVEEVMTFPALKEQRWPTSPASDSFEAEKLDDRWNFLRTPRGDFWSLNERPGFLRLKAKKETIMEEENPAFVGRRQQHINFSAQCVMEFKPETAYETAGMVLLQNHKYQFRMEVFLANGQPSIRLIKREDGVEEVQATQDIQSNNIYIKVEAIGQAYDFYFAERPSNWITLAKDMDGTTLSSDKAGGFIGAYIGMYCSSNGQESQNAADFDWFDYQEIH
- a CDS encoding VOC family protein, with protein sequence MTLQITPYFLMPGNANEAIEFYRNVLGAELVEKQTYADAGIPCQDAIKEHIAHALLKVDDSVLQFSDSPTIPTEPGSLLNLSITSPDVEKTNQVFAQLEDGGTVRHALEKTAFSPAFGTVTDRFGVTFTIMTLP